CCAATCTGTGATTGTTTAAAAACATCTATATCCAATATTATAGGGGCAAAGTTAGGATCTACAATTTGCTCAAGTGCTTGAGTAATTATGGCTACGACATCAAGTGAAGACTCGTGTATTACTACACGTGTGAGAAAACTGCTTACTCCCTGAGGTAAAGCATGCGGAACGACTGGTGGAGAAGTTAAATAATCACCAAAGTCTTTAATCGGGAGAGGAATGTTCAGTGTATTAATATACCTTAAAGCTACCCGTGTAATCAATTCCGGAGATGTTATTTCCGCATACATTTCCCATAATCTATATGCTTCAGCACGGAAAAGTTCCCATGTCTCATATGGTTTTAATCTGCTGAATGTAAGACCATCTGGTTTTGCTTGAACTACCTGAATCTGGTCAGAGGATGTATAGACATAGCCATTAATGGTATCTGTACCAGGTGATACAATGGATTCTTCCTGTTTAAATTCGATTCTGCTCTCCAATCTTCTAAGTATCTGCCTATTTGGATATTGATCAGAAATTAAGGCATATATAGAGTCTAATTGTTCTACCTCTATGCCTTTCTTTGGCTTAACCCGAATATCTATAAGTGCTTCAGTAATAGGTGCTTTTGAGAGGGAAGTATATTTATTCATCATTCTTTTCTCAATAAATTTCTATACTCTATCAATATGTTTGAAGTATAAATTATGTAATAATGTTTTTCATCAACCGTGATAGGAATTGTTCTTTCTATGTTAGCGTAACAGGGCGATAATTTTCTGTCAACGAAGATTTTACTTGATCCAGAATTACACGTCAGGGAACAAATAGGTACAGCCTTGCTTTTCTACCCGACCTCGGGTCCGGTCTGCTCTCGATTTCACTCATTTCAACCAGGAGTTGGACGTCCTTGAATACCCTGCTGTAATTAATGAATGCGGTTCAACCTTTTTTCCAACCGTAAGTTGTTGCGGACTATTATGTTACCTTAAACACAAACCCGGCATCGCTCAATGAAACATTCACCTCTTTTATCTGCTCGCCTGAAGCCATCCTCGAGAGTATTTCCTTGGACATCTCTGGCAGCAGGTTGTTGGTGAGGATGTGGTCAATATTTCTCGCCCCGCTTTCCACCTCTGTGCACCTGCTTGCAACTGATTCAACTATCTCATCACCAAAGTTGAAGACCACATTCCTGTTTTCCATCATCCTCTTTGATATTTTATTGAGTTTAAGTTTGACGATGAGGCGAAGATTTTTGTCAGTAATCGGGAAATAGGGAACCACCTTGAGCCGCCCTATAAATGCAGGTTTGAAATGCTTAATCAGTTCAGGCCTCAGCATCTCAGCCAGTGCCGCGGGTGCAGGCATTGTCTCCTCGTCGGCGCAAACCTTCATGATGGTATCTGTACCCATATTGGATGTGAGAATAATCAGCGTATTCTTGAAATCAATCTTGCGTCCCTCGCCGTCTTCAAGCATACCCTTATCAAAGACCTGATAGAAAAGTTCAATCACATCCGGATGGGCCTTTTCCACTTCGTCGAGCAGGACGACGCTGTACGGACGCTTACGAACCGCCTCTGTCAGCACTCCGCCTTCACCATAGCCGACATATCCGGGAGGCGACCCCTTGAGGCCTGAGACTGTATGCGCCTCCTGATACTCTGACATGTTGATTGTAATCAGATTCTGTTCGCCTCCGTACAGGAGTTCGGAGAGGGCAAGGGCTGTCTCGGTTTTTCCGACGCCGCTTGGACCAACGAACATAAAGACGGCCTTTGGTTTTGAAGGGTCCTCAATGCCTGCATGTGCCGTCTGAATCATCTGCGCCATTGCCTTTAATGCATGGTCCTGTCCTATGATCCTCTTCCCGATCAGCGCCTCCAGGCTGAGTACTGCCGTAATTTCATCGGTCAACATACGCCCTGTAGGAATTCCTGTCCAGCCTGATATAACCTCTGAGATGGTCTGGGAATCAACCGAAATCTGAACTAATGGGGAGTCTGCCTGCACCTCCTTTAATTCCTGCTCTATCTTAATCAGCTCTTCTTTATACCCTGCCAATGACGGGTCAACAGGGTTCTTGAGATAAGCCTCATGGATCTTCTGCCTTATCTCCATTATTTTATTTGCCACCGCCATCTCTGCCTGCCATTTCGTGGTGAGCTCATCCCTTCGAATCCCGACTGCCTCCTTATCTTTTGACAGTGATTCAAGGCGTTCGGTATGTTCATTTCCCATGAGTGATTCTTTTTCAAGTATCTTCATCTCACTCTCTATGTTGCCAATCTGACGGATTGCCTCCTCTACTTGAGGAGGACTTGTTGTGAGTCCTATGGCTACCCTCGCACAGGATGTATCCAGGACGCTCACTGCCTTGTCAGGCAATTGCCGGGCTGTGATATAGCGGTGGGATAACCGGACTGCATCCCGCAGCGCCTCGTCTGTGATCATGACATTATGATGTTTTTCAAGAAACGGGGAGATTCCCCTCATCATGACCATTGCCTTTTCCTCATCAGGCTCTTCAACCTTGACTACCTGAAATCTGCGCGCAAGGGCGGCATCCTTTTCAAAATATTTTTTATACTCCGCCCATGTGGTAGCGGCAATTGTGCGGAGCTCACCGCGGGCAAGTGCCGGCTTCAGGAGATTTGCTGCATCACCTGAACCTGCTGCACCTCCAGCTCCTATAAGGGTATGGGCCTCATCAATAAAAAGGACTATCGGGACCGGCGACGCCTTGACCTCTTCAATTATGGATTTGAGGCGGCCTTCAAATTCCCCCTTAATCCCTGCACCTGCCTGAAGGAGACCCAGATCAAGCGTCTGCACTGCCACATTCCTCAATGGAGGAGGGACATCACCCTGGGCTATCCTCAACGCGAATCCTTCAACCACTGCAGTCTTTCCGACACCTGCCTCTCCGGTTAGTATTGGATTATTCTGTCTGCGGCGTATCAGGATATCTATCATCTGTCTTATCTCAAAATCACGCCCGAGGACCGGATCAATTTCACCTTTGCGCGCCTTTTCTGTCAGGTTTATTGTGAACTGGTCAAGCGCCTTGGTGCCTTTTGCAGGTATGCCGGCGGGACTTGTCATTCCTGCTCCTGCGGATTGCATCTCATGGTCTTCACTGGAGCCTGAGATGATGTCTGAAAAACTCTGGCTCAGTGTCTCCACAGATATCTTCTTAAACTCGCCCGAACTTGCATTAAGCATACTGGCCATTTCTTCGACACTCATCAGTGCAAGAA
This sequence is a window from Nitrospirota bacterium. Protein-coding genes within it:
- a CDS encoding TIGR04255 family protein, whose product is MMNKYTSLSKAPITEALIDIRVKPKKGIEVEQLDSIYALISDQYPNRQILRRLESRIEFKQEESIVSPGTDTINGYVYTSSDQIQVVQAKPDGLTFSRLKPYETWELFRAEAYRLWEMYAEITSPELITRVALRYINTLNIPLPIKDFGDYLTSPPVVPHALPQGVSSFLTRVVIHESSLDVVAIITQALEQIVDPNFAPIILDIDVFKQSQIGMSKEDAWDVLEKLRHLKNKIFFESITNKLKELFI
- the tssH gene encoding type VI secretion system ATPase TssH encodes the protein ETCRRALESAAGLCLSQTHYEVDIEHFLIKLLEMPDTDIQKILRHFEINETRLVNELTRAMEGFKRGNARTPALSPRIPKMVQDAWLISSIDYKAPVVRSGHIILALMSVEEMASMLNASSGEFKKISVETLSQSFSDIISGSSEDHEMQSAGAGMTSPAGIPAKGTKALDQFTINLTEKARKGEIDPVLGRDFEIRQMIDILIRRRQNNPILTGEAGVGKTAVVEGFALRIAQGDVPPPLRNVAVQTLDLGLLQAGAGIKGEFEGRLKSIIEEVKASPVPIVLFIDEAHTLIGAGGAAGSGDAANLLKPALARGELRTIAATTWAEYKKYFEKDAALARRFQVVKVEEPDEEKAMVMMRGISPFLEKHHNVMITDEALRDAVRLSHRYITARQLPDKAVSVLDTSCARVAIGLTTSPPQVEEAIRQIGNIESEMKILEKESLMGNEHTERLESLSKDKEAVGIRRDELTTKWQAEMAVANKIMEIRQKIHEAYLKNPVDPSLAGYKEELIKIEQELKEVQADSPLVQISVDSQTISEVISGWTGIPTGRMLTDEITAVLSLEALIGKRIIGQDHALKAMAQMIQTAHAGIEDPSKPKAVFMFVGPSGVGKTETALALSELLYGGEQNLITINMSEYQEAHTVSGLKGSPPGYVGYGEGGVLTEAVRKRPYSVVLLDEVEKAHPDVIELFYQVFDKGMLEDGEGRKIDFKNTLIILTSNMGTDTIMKVCADEETMPAPAALAEMLRPELIKHFKPAFIGRLKVVPYFPITDKNLRLIVKLKLNKISKRMMENRNVVFNFGDEIVESVASRCTEVESGARNIDHILTNNLLPEMSKEILSRMASGEQIKEVNVSLSDAGFVFKVT